The genome window GCATCTCTGGCGTCGCTGCCGAGCAGGCTCCCTCTCCGCAAACCGTTAAGGCGGGAAGTTCAGTGCTCGAAGTTGATGTTTTGGGCACGACGGTCGGTTTTCCCACCGTGCGAGATGCGCCAGTTGCCGATGGTCGTTTTTTCAATCAATCCGAAGTGGACGGCGCTCGCAAGGTCGTGGTTTTGGGATCCGGTATTGCCAACGAATTGTTTGGTGAAGAGTACGCTGTGGGACAGACGATCACGGTTGGGAACACGCGCTTCACGGTTGTTGGCGTCATGGCCGAGAAGGGAAATGTAGGAGGCATTGACTACGACGGACGCATCTACATGCCCATAACTGTCGTATTCCAGAAATACGTTACCAGTCAGCTCGCGAGTGACAAAGTGAGAACCATTTACGTGCAGGCCGATAGCAAGGAAACGATGGATAACACCATTTTGCAGATCGAATCGCTGATGCTGCGCCGACATGACGTGCCGGCAGAAAAGCCGGATTTCACCGTGCAGACACAGCAAGATATCATCAGCACCCAAGAAGCGACAACCGAAGCGTTCCGAGCTTTACTGGGCTGGGTGGCAGGCGTCTCTCTGCTTGTTGGAGGCATTGGCATCATGAATATCATGCTGGTGTCCGTAACTGAGCGCACCAGCGAGATAGGCATCCGCCAGGCTGTCGGCGCGACACCAGGTGATATACGACGGCAGTTCCTTATCGAGGCCTTGGCGTTGAGTTTGCTCGGCGGTTTGGTCGGCATCGCAGGAGGCGTGGGGGGGGCCTGGCTTTTCGGCGAGATGGGTGAATTACGAACGGTGATTGTGCCAAGCTCGATTGTTGTCGCCTTCTCCGCTGCTCTATTGGTGGGTGTATTCTTTGGCTATTTCCCCGCCAACAAAGCAGCACAACTTGATCCGATTGAAGCACTACGACACGAATAAGTAAGGCGCCACTGGCGCGACTTTATCCTACGGAGGATACATCCATGAATGCAAAGAAACTAACACTCGTCTTGATACTGATCGTCATCCTATCTGCTCTGACAGCTTGCGGTTCTTCCGACACAGCCGAAACGACAACTGTCGGAACATCCGCCCTGTCTGATAACTACGCTGATGCGTTGCCAAACCGCACGCAGCTCATCGTCGGCATACTCCAGTTGGAAGGAACTGATCAACAAGTCACCCAGGAACAAGCTCGTCAACTGTTGCCATTGTGGCAGGGTTCTCGGGCGCTACAGCGCACTGGCTCTGGTTCACAGGAGGAAGTCGCCGCGGTGTTGAATCAAATCGAGGATGTACTGGAGTCTGAACAGATTGAGGCCATTCAGCAGATGCAACTCACCCGACAAGATCTCCAGGACACGGCCAGAGCCTTTGGTTTGGCGGTCGGTACTGGTGAAGGAGCGGGAACAGGTCCCGGCGCTACGGGAAAACGAGGTCAGGGTGATGGCCAACCACAACGAAGCGGCCCAAACACCAGTGAAATGCTGCTGGAACAACTTCTGGCCGTATTGGAAATCCGGTTGCAATAACTACAGAATCCACATCTCTCAATTATCCAAACTATCAGGAGAACATCATGAAACTATCCAAGATCATCATTATCCTAATCATTGCCACCACTCTGCTTGCTGCCTGCGGCGGCGGAGAGGCCGAGGTTTCCTCGACTGAGCAAAGCTCACCATCCGCAGTAACCAGCGATTCTGTGGCGCTTGGCGAAGACTACCAAGATGCTCTCACGCTGAAGAATCAGATTATTTTGGGCACACTGCGCCTTGAAGGAACCGGCGATGCTGTGACCGCCGACCAGGCTAAAACTCTGCTACCTTTTTGGCAGGCCTATCGCTCTCTGACCGAAAGCGGCAACGCTGCTGTTGAGGAGACTGAGGCTGTGCAAGATCAGATTCTTGACGCCATGATCCCTGGGCAAATCGCTGCGATTGCCGTAATGAAGCTCACCAACGACGATCTGCAGACCTACTATGTCGAGATCGGCGTTAAGGATCCGGTGGATGAGAGCGCAACGCCCAATCCTGATACCACCGGTGTGCCGATGAAAGACCTTTCTCCAGAAGCGAAAGAGACCGCGAAAGCGGAGCGCGGCATCGTTTCCTCCAGCTCGGGTCGTGGTGTGATTATGATGGATAAGATCATCGAGCTACTTGAGAGTAAGTAACTGATGTTACGCAGGTAACAGTTGGCCCGCGGACGGCAGCCAGAAGACTGCGGACGACAGACCGCTTCCAGAAGACCGCAGACAACGGACGGCAGACCGCGATCTGTGGTCGGTTACAGGCAGGCGGTCAGCGGTCGTCGGTCAGAAGACGGCAGAACTGCGTACATAAATAAGTAATACTGGGCGAATTGCGCATCATTGGCGATAAATCCGACAAAAGTCGGCGACAACCGTTCCCAACCCCTGTATAATGGAGCTTAAATACTCAATTGAGCAACTCGGCCTCCAGGAGGTGGTGACGTACAGAACGCTACCTCCTGGAGGCCGCAGCTAATTTCTTTAACTCTATAATTCAGGAGAAATATCAAAATGAACCAAACGAAACTTTTCCCCGACTGGAAAGACACGATCGTCTACGGCAGTGATGGCCCAGAGCCGCAAATCCTGGTGGCCGACGAAAAAGCCAAGATTATCCTGGCCGGGTTAGAGCCGGGGCAAACAATCCCGGACCATGCCGAGGCGCAAGCCATGTACCATTTTCTCGAAGGAAACGGCTGGATGATCGTTGGTGGCGAGCGAATGCCGGTCAGCGCTGGAGCTACTGTGGTTATGCCGGAGGGCGCAGTGCGCGGCATGGAAGCAGAAACGCGTCTGGCTTTTCTGGCTGTTCGCATCTCATAATCACTCGCGTTACGTGGTAATAAGCTCCAATGCACCACGTACAATCATACAATCAAAGGAACCAAAAACATGTTTAGCCAGAAGCTACAAGATGGTATCAACGATCAGATTAATGCCGAACTGCATTCTTCTTACATCTACCTCTCCATGTCGGCCTTCCTGGAAGACAAGACCCTGCCTGGGTTTGCCCACTGGATGAGATTGCAGTACGAGGAGGAAGTGCTTCATGCCATGAAATTCTTCGACTTCATGAACGACCGTGGTGGCCGGATCAAACTGCAGGTCATCGAGGCCCCGGCTGTCGAGTTTGGAACAGCGCTGGCCGTATTCCAGAAAGCATTGGAGCACGAGCAGTACATCACCGGCCGTATCAGCGACCTGTATCAGTTAGCTCTGGCAGAAAACGACTACCCGACCCAGGTCCTGCTGCAATGGTTCATCGAAGAACAGGTCGAGGAAGAGAAGAACGCCGGTGATGCTGTGGCCCAGCTCGAACTCATCGGCGACTCCGGTCTCGGCATTCTTATGATGGATCGAGAAATGGCCGCCCGCCAGGCTGTACCCGCAGTGGAACCGGCAGCGGCATAAATTCGACGAAAGACCGCGGACGACAGACGGCTTCCAGAAGACGGTGGTCCGCGGTCTGCGGTCCTCGGTCGGTAGAACTGCGTAACATCCACTACTGGATTTGGTTGTTTTCAGACAATGCTTAATAATCATGAATTGACTCGCAAATCAAAAACACCCAATTCAAGATGCATAGGAGAAAACATATGTTGTCTACAAAAAAACCGCTCCGTATGGTTTTCATTCTGTCAGCGTTGATACTGTTGCTGGCAATACCGGCCGCTACAGGCGCCGCAGGAGAGAATGGCATCGTCAGCCCCGAGGATGGTGCTACGATCAGTGGTAGTGTGGAAGTGACAGGCGTGGCTGCGGACCCGAACTTCGAAAAGTGGCAGTTGGACATCCTGGGCGACGGTGATGAGGATAGCGCTTCCTTCATCGCCCTTGGCGAGGAACAGGTTTCAGAGGCAGCTAAACTGGCAACGGTTGATACGACCATGTATCCTGATGGCGCTTATACCTTGCGCCTGCGTGTGGTGCGTAACGACGGCCAGTACGACGAGTACTTCAGCAAGATCACCATCGCCAACAGCTAGAAGGTTTTCTACACCGGTGTGATTCCGGTATTCGGAACACCAATCCCGATGCGCGCTCTGTGCGCATCGGGATTTTTTAGTACATCTGCTGAGCGAAGCCGAAGTATGACGCTGACAAACGCAGATTCTCGCTGATCAAAAAAAGGAGATAAAAAAAGATCAGCGGCAATCTGCGCCGTAGGTCTGCGTAATCGGCGGTCCTCTGCACAGTCTTTGGCAAGGGGCACGGGTTGGGAGATACAGGAGTGGTTCATTTTTTTGAATAACTCCCGCGAACTTGCAGTAGCGCAAAGACAGTTGCGCCTGTCACGGGTATGCTGAATGAATGACAAAATCCCAATGGATTTGTGACACCATGGGCTTTTCCTCCCGAGGCCGCTGAAATCTGAAATGAGAAGGAACACCTGTCAATAAAATGAATGAAAAACGGTTTCCGAGGTGGTTGGTCATCCTGCTGATCGTTATCGTAGGTTTCGTCGCTCTGTTCGTGCTGCCCTTTGTTTCCTGGCTCATTGCCGATGAAGGTCTCAACCGTACAGCGCACGCCGATTTTTGCGGCCAATGCCACTCGATGGAGCCGTTTTGGGCCTCCTATCAGCAAGATATCCATGGTGGCAGCTCACAGTACGGTTTTCAGGCTTCATGCACCAATTGCCACCTGGATAACAGCAGTTCCACTGCCTATTTTTACAGCAAGGCAACGAAAGGCCTCCATGACCTTATGGTGGAGACCTTCAGTGATACGGAGCAAATCGACTGGGAAGCAATGCGGGAAGATCGTGAAGAATACACCTATGATTCGGGCTGTTTGAGCTGTCACAACAACTTACTCGACTCCACCCTGAGCAACTCAAAGGCTTTTCTGCCCCACCGGGAATATTTCTCGGGTGAAACTGAACAAAAATGTGTTTCATGTCATAAACACGTTGGGCACAAAAATCTGTCAGATTATATCAACAACCCCACCGCAGCGTATTGAGGAGGAACTCAATGGTATCCCGCAGCAAATGGATCGTCCCGATTCTTATCCTTCTGGGATTGTTAGTAGTAGGTAGCCTTGGCGCCTGCACATCGGAGTACGCGACCGCTCCCACCAGCCAGGAACAGGCCGCTGAACCAGCGCCAACGGCTGTTCCGCCTGCCCCCAAGACCATTGTGGTTGAGGTGGATCGAAATGCCGGCGATCTGGCGGTCAACGAGAATCTCGCCATCACGCGCGGCATGGATGAAGTCAGCCAGCAATGTATTGAATGCCATAATAGAGAAGATCCCGGCATCGTCAACGATTGGCGAGCCAGCCGGCACGGGCATGTAAGCGTTTCCTGTCTGGATTGCCATGCCGTCGAAAAAGATGACCCCACGGCCACACAGCATGAAGACCTGGAGGGCACAGACACCTATATTTCCGTGCTGGTGCCGCCCAGCCGTTGCGCCGATTGCCATCCCAACGAAATGCAGCAATTCGACAGCAGTGGCCATTATCGCGCCGCTTTGCAGGTCGAGGCCAAAGATGGCATGCAAACGCTGATGCATGTGCATGAAGGACAGAATCATCCTGAGTTTATCAATGCCACTCAGGAGACAGGCTGTATGCAGTGTCATGGCCAGCGAATCGAACTGGATGACAAGAATGGTCCTATATCTGAAACCTGGCCCAATGCCGGCATCGGGACCATTTACCCGGATGGAAGCGTCGGCAACTGCACTGTTTGTCACACCCGGCACAAATTCGATATTGCCGAAGCACGCAAGCCGCAAGCCTGCGCATCATGCCACCTGGGTCCCGATCATCCCGATATCGAGATATTCGAAAACACCAAACATGGACAGATATACGATACCGAGGGTGAAACATGGACGTGGGATAGTGCCCCGGATGCCTGGGAACCTGGCGATTATCGGGCCCCCACCTGCGCCACCTGCCATATGAGCGGCATCGGTGAATTGAGTACGACCCACAATGTCTCTGACCGCCTCTATTGGAATCTGTGGGCCAAACGCTCCGCAATGCGCGATTCAAACGATCCCATGAGTGCGTTGACCGGTCAGGGAGAAGAGGGTCGCGCCAAGATGGAGATGGTATGCGGATCCTGCCATACGCCACGCCATACCACCGCCTTCTTCAAGCAGGGTGATGGCGCCGTGAACCTGTACAACGAAAGCTACTACGACCCCGCCAAGAAGATGCTGGACGAGCTGAAAGAGAAGAGTTTGCTGAAGGGCAACCCCTGGGCCGACGAATTCCAGATACTTTACTACCACCTGTGGCACCACGAGGGACGCCGCGCTCGCCAGGGTGCGATGATGGGAGGGCCCGACTGGGCTCACTGGCACGGATTCTTCGAGCTTCAGCAAGATCTCTATCGCATGCAGGATATCTACGACTACCGGCTGGAAACCGGGCAGATCGAAGAACCCTAAACCGCTTTGCCCCTTAGCGCATAAGATCGTATCGAGACCCCAGGCGTTCTTCCAGCGCCTGGGGTTTTCTTCTTCAAGAATTCGCGTCACCACTTCGGCAAGCTCAGTGCAGGCTCTGAACGGCTTAAACCTTCAACTCGCATGACCAGTAGGTCACGCTACCAGCGTGACATCTGTAGTACACGTGGACGTAAATTCTCCAATAGTTGTCACTTAGCGTCATTCCCGCGGTCCCCGTGTCCGCGAGGATGATTGCGGGAATGACGCTTGTGAGCAACCTCATCCACCGAGCGAACCTGTCATCCCGATGCACCTGGCGACCCAGACAGCACAGCGAGGTGCTTCGGCTGGTATTGGCCGCTCGAACCGAGATCGGATTGCCAGCCACGGTTCGTCTCCTATTTTGGTCTCGTGCCAGACCCACTCAGCAGGACGATTGATCGAACCCTGGGTTACCTTTACGCCCGACCGTACTAAAGCAATGCCACTTTGAAACCAAGGGTTGGATGGGAACGGCATGTTCGTTCCCCCTAACCCCCCAAAGGGGGGAACTCCGGTCACATCACCCCCCTCTGGGGGGCCGGGGGGGGCTGT of Chloroflexota bacterium contains these proteins:
- a CDS encoding NapC/NirT family cytochrome c; translation: MNEKRFPRWLVILLIVIVGFVALFVLPFVSWLIADEGLNRTAHADFCGQCHSMEPFWASYQQDIHGGSSQYGFQASCTNCHLDNSSSTAYFYSKATKGLHDLMVETFSDTEQIDWEAMREDREEYTYDSGCLSCHNNLLDSTLSNSKAFLPHREYFSGETEQKCVSCHKHVGHKNLSDYINNPTAAY
- a CDS encoding ferritin → MFSQKLQDGINDQINAELHSSYIYLSMSAFLEDKTLPGFAHWMRLQYEEEVLHAMKFFDFMNDRGGRIKLQVIEAPAVEFGTALAVFQKALEHEQYITGRISDLYQLALAENDYPTQVLLQWFIEEQVEEEKNAGDAVAQLELIGDSGLGILMMDREMAARQAVPAVEPAAA
- a CDS encoding cupin domain-containing protein translates to MNQTKLFPDWKDTIVYGSDGPEPQILVADEKAKIILAGLEPGQTIPDHAEAQAMYHFLEGNGWMIVGGERMPVSAGATVVMPEGAVRGMEAETRLAFLAVRIS
- a CDS encoding multiheme c-type cytochrome — protein: MVSRSKWIVPILILLGLLVVGSLGACTSEYATAPTSQEQAAEPAPTAVPPAPKTIVVEVDRNAGDLAVNENLAITRGMDEVSQQCIECHNREDPGIVNDWRASRHGHVSVSCLDCHAVEKDDPTATQHEDLEGTDTYISVLVPPSRCADCHPNEMQQFDSSGHYRAALQVEAKDGMQTLMHVHEGQNHPEFINATQETGCMQCHGQRIELDDKNGPISETWPNAGIGTIYPDGSVGNCTVCHTRHKFDIAEARKPQACASCHLGPDHPDIEIFENTKHGQIYDTEGETWTWDSAPDAWEPGDYRAPTCATCHMSGIGELSTTHNVSDRLYWNLWAKRSAMRDSNDPMSALTGQGEEGRAKMEMVCGSCHTPRHTTAFFKQGDGAVNLYNESYYDPAKKMLDELKEKSLLKGNPWADEFQILYYHLWHHEGRRARQGAMMGGPDWAHWHGFFELQQDLYRMQDIYDYRLETGQIEEP
- a CDS encoding ABC transporter permease, which translates into the protein MHHTRGGRERTMSFSRTLRTAFSSLVNNKLRSFLTTLGIIIGVASVIIMVAVSAGAEAVIAEQINSLGANLIIVSAARGTPGAAKTLVYHDAVAIAEQIGGISGVAAEQAPSPQTVKAGSSVLEVDVLGTTVGFPTVRDAPVADGRFFNQSEVDGARKVVVLGSGIANELFGEEYAVGQTITVGNTRFTVVGVMAEKGNVGGIDYDGRIYMPITVVFQKYVTSQLASDKVRTIYVQADSKETMDNTILQIESLMLRRHDVPAEKPDFTVQTQQDIISTQEATTEAFRALLGWVAGVSLLVGGIGIMNIMLVSVTERTSEIGIRQAVGATPGDIRRQFLIEALALSLLGGLVGIAGGVGGAWLFGEMGELRTVIVPSSIVVAFSAALLVGVFFGYFPANKAAQLDPIEALRHE